From Bacillus sp. FSL K6-3431, the proteins below share one genomic window:
- a CDS encoding DNA polymerase, giving the protein MVNKPKLTLNLRSPTGESNAVKDAAKRKQAATETMDEAWARILSMKSNSVPEQRRLIEVKAAMAEGLIGRDPSVAGKRFSKAEALRLWRTVSDMQREGKLAELVASTPDNYILVDSYEKLNTMIDEIKRADIIAFDCETFGKEGGALDPWRGEVAGFSVSTRTMNYYVPLNHVEKTPLDSAEVIRKIKPALEGVKTVMHNAPFDCKWFAVKLDIDLITNLHADTRIMAMSLDENRSHRLKDLLTDWLKEPSDNFDELFPNTPFNEVPLDVSLAYAAGDTEKTLRLYDWISNWYDKREDLRDIKRLFYEIEMPVARQFIRSDIRGIRFDVDRAHNLDEQLAKEEAELQARIFTILGGEINLNSPAQLSKKLYDDLKLTDLGKGSTNSRFMKRIKNEHEVVGLILEYKEIGKLRSSFTQKLPRDVKSDGRIHPWHNTWGAATGRFTCSNPNTQQIPAKRPEIRHLFMATGKDRILVSMDYSQIELRVLAHMANETVLIEAFEQGRDIHSVTAAMISKGRYTYEEIETDKETNGHDCKRFRGQAKTVNFGIVYGMGAGKLADTLEISRNEAQTIIDDYFEGYPGIKRYMDVQQKTVMKQGFVTGLYGRKRRLHADVKAKDRWKQFSAQRQAGNFPIQESAGTILKKAIVDLQTVLERLDSYILLQVHDELVYDCPASIADDELAEIQKTMEQAVKLMVPVRCDIEINPRRWAEK; this is encoded by the coding sequence TTGGTAAATAAACCGAAACTAACGTTAAATCTACGTAGTCCTACAGGCGAAAGCAACGCAGTCAAGGACGCAGCTAAACGTAAGCAGGCGGCAACGGAAACAATGGACGAAGCTTGGGCGCGTATACTTTCGATGAAGAGTAATTCAGTACCGGAGCAACGGCGTTTAATCGAAGTAAAGGCGGCAATGGCGGAGGGTCTTATAGGCAGAGATCCCTCAGTCGCCGGCAAGCGTTTTAGTAAGGCGGAGGCGTTAAGGCTTTGGAGAACAGTTTCCGACATGCAACGAGAAGGTAAGCTTGCCGAACTTGTAGCGAGTACGCCGGATAATTACATTCTAGTCGATAGCTACGAAAAGTTAAACACAATGATCGACGAGATAAAGAGAGCCGACATTATAGCGTTTGACTGCGAAACATTCGGTAAAGAAGGCGGGGCACTCGATCCTTGGCGCGGTGAAGTCGCTGGCTTTTCCGTATCAACGAGGACAATGAATTACTATGTACCGTTGAATCACGTCGAGAAAACTCCGTTAGATAGTGCGGAAGTAATTCGCAAGATAAAGCCGGCACTTGAAGGCGTTAAGACCGTTATGCACAACGCTCCTTTCGACTGTAAATGGTTCGCGGTAAAGTTAGACATCGATTTAATAACGAACTTGCACGCTGACACACGGATTATGGCGATGTCATTAGACGAAAACAGGTCGCATCGGCTAAAAGACTTGCTGACGGATTGGTTAAAGGAGCCGAGCGATAATTTCGACGAACTCTTTCCGAATACACCGTTTAACGAAGTACCTCTCGACGTTTCATTAGCTTATGCGGCAGGCGATACGGAAAAGACGTTGCGGCTATACGACTGGATTTCGAATTGGTACGACAAGCGCGAAGATTTACGAGACATTAAGCGTTTATTTTACGAGATAGAAATGCCGGTAGCTCGCCAGTTTATACGTTCAGACATACGCGGAATACGTTTCGACGTTGATCGAGCGCATAATTTAGATGAACAACTTGCGAAAGAAGAGGCGGAATTACAGGCGCGCATATTTACGATACTTGGCGGAGAAATAAATCTCAACTCGCCGGCGCAATTAAGTAAGAAGCTATACGACGATTTGAAGCTAACGGACCTCGGCAAAGGTTCGACGAATAGCCGTTTTATGAAGCGGATTAAAAACGAGCACGAAGTCGTTGGCTTAATACTCGAATATAAAGAAATCGGAAAGCTACGTTCTTCCTTTACGCAGAAGTTACCGCGAGACGTTAAAAGCGATGGTCGAATACATCCTTGGCATAATACGTGGGGAGCCGCGACTGGACGCTTTACATGCTCGAACCCTAATACGCAACAAATACCGGCGAAACGACCGGAAATACGCCACTTGTTTATGGCGACAGGAAAAGACCGTATCTTAGTTTCGATGGACTATTCGCAGATTGAATTGCGTGTACTTGCGCACATGGCGAATGAAACGGTATTAATCGAGGCATTCGAACAAGGCCGCGACATTCATTCAGTCACAGCAGCGATGATAAGTAAGGGGCGTTATACCTACGAGGAAATCGAAACGGACAAAGAAACCAACGGACATGACTGTAAGAGGTTTCGCGGTCAGGCTAAGACGGTTAACTTCGGGATCGTATATGGAATGGGAGCCGGCAAACTTGCGGACACTCTCGAAATATCACGTAACGAAGCGCAGACGATAATTGACGATTATTTCGAAGGGTATCCCGGAATCAAGCGTTATATGGACGTGCAGCAGAAAACGGTAATGAAGCAAGGTTTCGTTACGGGGCTATATGGTCGAAAGCGCCGTTTACATGCTGACGTTAAGGCGAAAGATCGTTGGAAACAGTTCAGCGCGCAAAGGCAAGCCGGTAACTTTCCGATACAGGAGAGCGCGGGCACGATCTTAAAAAAGGCGATTGTCGACTTGCAAACGGTGCTCGAACGTTTAGATTCGTACATTCTTCTACAGGTGCATGACGAACTGGTTTACGACTGTCCAGCATCTATAGCCGATGACGAACTTGCGGAAATACAGAAAACGATGGAGCAGGCGGTTAAATTAATGGTTCCTGTCCGTTGTGACATCGAAATTAATCCGCGCAGATGGGCGGAGAAATAA